One genomic segment of Aquipluma nitroreducens includes these proteins:
- the gldB gene encoding gliding motility lipoprotein GldB, with protein MKNILFSVSLILMLASCNRNPQKINVSNVSIDLKIKHFDINLLKLRQDQMQAAIPALKSAYGEFFDIFTYRMIAIGGIEQPNFPELLYSFVSDSLIRKLETNIALKVDTIQFRKELEAAFKHYKYYFPDKEIPTVYTCISGFNQSVVISQNLIGVSLDKYMGSNSPFYEQLGLPAYKRKNMRPEKMVPDMLQGWADAEWPKSEKDNSLLSQMIQQGKVLYFMDAMLPDLNDTLKIGFTEKQMEFCRNNEAKMWTYMAEHKMLFTTDRMSIKRFIDDGPYTAVFSEQSPARTGVWIGWQIVRSYMKQNKDLKLADLMNNTDYQSILNQSGYRP; from the coding sequence AAAAAATAAATGTGTCAAACGTTTCAATTGATCTGAAAATCAAGCATTTTGATATAAATCTGCTCAAGCTGAGGCAAGACCAAATGCAGGCTGCAATCCCTGCTCTTAAAAGCGCCTATGGTGAATTCTTTGATATTTTCACTTACCGGATGATTGCAATCGGCGGCATTGAGCAGCCCAATTTTCCGGAGTTGCTTTATTCATTTGTTTCGGACTCGCTTATCCGGAAGTTGGAAACAAACATTGCGCTGAAAGTTGATACGATTCAATTTCGGAAGGAACTGGAAGCGGCATTTAAGCATTATAAATATTATTTTCCAGATAAGGAGATTCCAACAGTTTATACCTGTATTTCCGGATTTAATCAGTCTGTTGTGATCTCGCAAAACCTAATCGGCGTTAGCCTCGATAAGTATATGGGAAGTAACAGCCCCTTTTATGAGCAATTGGGTTTACCCGCATACAAACGGAAAAACATGCGCCCTGAAAAAATGGTTCCTGATATGTTGCAAGGTTGGGCTGATGCTGAATGGCCAAAATCGGAAAAAGACAATAGTTTGTTAAGCCAGATGATACAGCAGGGAAAAGTATTGTATTTTATGGATGCGATGTTACCTGATTTGAATGACACGTTGAAAATTGGATTCACTGAAAAGCAAATGGAATTTTGCCGGAACAACGAAGCCAAAATGTGGACTTACATGGCTGAACACAAAATGCTTTTTACGACGGATCGGATGAGCATCAAACGTTTCATTGACGACGGACCCTACACCGCAGTATTTTCGGAGCAGTCGCCCGCCCGAACAGGCGTTTGGATTGGATGGCAAATCGTACGCTCGTATATGAAACAGAACAAGGATCTTAAGCTGGCTGATTTGATGAACAACACCGATTATCAGTCGATTTTAAATCAATCGGGATATCGACCTTAA
- a CDS encoding 3-keto-disaccharide hydrolase: MRKIYSLLLAGSIVFAVSCQSGQKKAGEKSAQVEKTEAAPELNKLSAEETSNGWQLLFDGTTSTGWRGYNKTEFPKGWEIVDGTLHCIGTGTGEAGAENGGDIIYDKKFKNFDLKLDWKISKGGNSGIFYLAQEVKDWPIWKTAPEMQVLDNANHPDAQLGKDGNRQAGSLYDLIPAVPQNAKPFGEWNSIEIICFKGTVVYKQNGEKVLEFHLWTDDWKKMVAASKFPEYNKDWADVAKEGFIGFQDHGDDVWYRNVKIKNMD, encoded by the coding sequence ATGAGAAAAATCTATTCACTTCTTCTGGCAGGCAGCATAGTTTTTGCTGTATCATGCCAAAGTGGCCAGAAAAAAGCTGGCGAAAAATCGGCGCAGGTAGAAAAAACTGAAGCTGCTCCGGAACTAAATAAATTATCGGCTGAAGAAACAAGCAATGGCTGGCAGTTATTGTTTGACGGAACAACTTCGACAGGATGGAGGGGATACAACAAAACCGAATTCCCCAAAGGATGGGAAATTGTTGATGGAACACTACATTGCATTGGCACAGGAACTGGAGAAGCCGGAGCTGAAAATGGTGGTGACATCATCTACGATAAAAAATTCAAGAATTTCGATCTGAAACTTGATTGGAAAATTTCGAAAGGTGGCAACTCTGGAATCTTTTACCTCGCTCAGGAAGTTAAGGATTGGCCAATCTGGAAAACTGCTCCTGAAATGCAGGTGCTTGACAATGCAAATCATCCTGATGCTCAATTAGGAAAAGATGGAAACCGTCAAGCTGGTTCACTGTATGACCTAATCCCAGCTGTACCACAAAACGCCAAACCTTTTGGTGAATGGAATTCAATCGAAATCATTTGCTTCAAAGGCACTGTAGTTTACAAACAAAATGGAGAAAAGGTACTTGAGTTTCATTTATGGACCGATGATTGGAAAAAAATGGTTGCTGCAAGTAAATTCCCTGAATACAATAAAGATTGGGCCGATGTTGCCAAAGAAGGTTTTATTGGATTCCAGGATCATGGCGATGACGTATGGTATCGCAATGTGAAAATTAAAAATATGGATTAA
- a CDS encoding glycoside hydrolase family 30 protein, producing MKHFIPILIFLSVIVGSEGCLGQVEKQTAAQISIDPSQTYQTIEGWGSSLCWWAAQVGNWDEAKVDSIVDLITSPDKLNMNIFRYNIGGGDNPSHLDGHMVKGKGKRAEMEGFKSSADAPYNWNADKGQRVLMLKIKAKRPDAVFEAFSNSPPYWMTYSGCSSGNIDPMQDNLKPEFYGAFCDYLLDVCKHYKQQYGIDFKTLEPFNESTSNYWYNLGSQEGCHFTPETQMKIIRILAPKLDASGLKTMLSASDETNIDSTIKVLKAYQSAGDILDKVGQINTHTYSGTNAERTEAHHLVKSIGKPFWQSETGPSGNSKTSLESNLGLAQKLFDDMRYMKPQAWLDWQLMEERNDVWCLMRCNFNTQDYQIVKNFYVRTQITRFFKQGYVMIETENDEALAAMNPGKTELIVAILNKSAQPKPFSLNLKPLKISGGKVSVYRTSHSENCANIQVPESEDQSINYNAPGLSLTTFIISLGK from the coding sequence ATGAAACATTTTATTCCAATCCTGATTTTCCTCTCGGTAATCGTTGGCAGCGAAGGCTGTTTAGGACAGGTTGAAAAACAAACGGCAGCTCAAATAAGCATTGATCCAAGCCAGACCTACCAAACCATTGAAGGTTGGGGAAGTTCGTTGTGCTGGTGGGCCGCTCAGGTAGGCAACTGGGATGAAGCAAAGGTTGACAGTATTGTCGATTTAATTACCTCTCCGGATAAGCTGAACATGAATATCTTCCGCTATAACATTGGCGGAGGCGACAACCCTTCGCACTTGGATGGACATATGGTAAAAGGCAAGGGGAAGCGTGCTGAAATGGAAGGTTTTAAATCCTCAGCTGATGCGCCTTACAACTGGAATGCCGATAAGGGGCAGCGTGTCCTGATGCTGAAAATTAAAGCCAAACGACCTGATGCTGTTTTCGAAGCTTTCTCGAATTCACCACCCTACTGGATGACTTACAGCGGCTGTTCGAGTGGAAATATTGATCCCATGCAGGACAATTTAAAACCTGAATTTTACGGAGCCTTTTGCGATTACCTGCTCGATGTTTGCAAGCATTACAAGCAACAATACGGGATTGATTTCAAAACGCTGGAGCCTTTTAACGAATCAACATCGAATTACTGGTATAATCTGGGAAGTCAGGAAGGTTGCCACTTTACGCCTGAAACCCAAATGAAAATCATCCGGATTTTAGCTCCCAAGCTGGACGCTTCCGGACTTAAAACAATGCTTTCAGCTTCCGACGAAACCAATATTGACTCAACGATAAAAGTTCTGAAAGCCTATCAATCGGCTGGTGATATTCTCGATAAAGTTGGTCAAATCAATACGCACACCTATTCAGGAACAAACGCCGAGCGAACGGAAGCACATCATTTAGTAAAATCGATTGGCAAACCGTTTTGGCAATCGGAAACAGGCCCAAGTGGAAATAGTAAAACAAGCCTGGAATCGAATCTGGGATTGGCTCAAAAGCTATTCGACGATATGCGCTACATGAAACCTCAGGCCTGGCTCGACTGGCAATTGATGGAAGAACGCAATGACGTTTGGTGTTTGATGCGCTGCAATTTCAACACTCAGGACTATCAAATTGTAAAGAATTTTTACGTGCGAACGCAGATTACCCGCTTCTTTAAACAAGGTTATGTGATGATTGAAACCGAAAATGATGAAGCTCTTGCTGCAATGAACCCGGGAAAGACCGAATTGATTGTCGCAATTCTAAACAAATCGGCTCAACCTAAACCGTTCAGTCTGAATTTAAAACCGTTGAAGATTTCAGGGGGAAAAGTGTCTGTATACCGGACAAGCCATTCCGAAAACTGTGCGAATATCCAGGTTCCCGAATCAGAAGATCAATCAATTAACTACAATGCTCCAGGACTTTCATTGACTACTTTTATCATATCACTTGGAAAGTAA
- a CDS encoding ATP-dependent 6-phosphofructokinase, giving the protein MNQTKVKRIGILTAGGDCPGLNAAIRGVGKTAIVEYGMEVIGFSSGYTGLIHKQYVQLKEKDLSGILTLGGTIIGTSREKPFKIVTEEDNDKPALIKQNYHDLGLDGLVCIGGNGTMKTAHLLSKIGLNVIGIPKTIDNDVWGTDLTFGFDSAVNIATEAVDRLHSTANSHGRVMIVEVMGHNAGWIALYAGMAGGGDIILIPEIDYSIDKVCNKIQERYDNHKPYSIVVVAEGIDHPKTMSAARYLSESIQSRVDVEARETVLGYTQRGGSPSPMDRILATRYGAYAAQCIAEGNFGTMVALISNVLTTVPLEEVGGKMRLVSPDNPLVIKCRNMGVSFGDE; this is encoded by the coding sequence ATGAATCAGACGAAAGTAAAAAGGATTGGTATTTTAACCGCTGGTGGCGATTGCCCGGGATTAAATGCAGCAATTAGAGGTGTTGGGAAAACTGCCATTGTTGAATATGGCATGGAGGTGATTGGATTTTCGTCGGGCTATACCGGCCTGATTCATAAGCAATACGTGCAACTTAAGGAGAAAGACTTGTCGGGTATTTTAACGCTGGGAGGCACAATCATTGGTACTTCGCGCGAAAAACCGTTTAAGATTGTGACTGAAGAAGACAACGATAAACCTGCATTAATCAAACAAAATTATCACGATCTTGGATTGGATGGTTTGGTGTGTATTGGCGGTAATGGCACGATGAAAACGGCTCATTTGCTTTCAAAAATTGGATTAAATGTGATTGGCATTCCGAAGACCATTGATAACGATGTTTGGGGAACTGATCTGACTTTTGGATTTGATTCGGCTGTGAATATTGCTACTGAAGCAGTCGACCGATTGCATAGTACCGCCAACTCGCATGGTCGGGTGATGATTGTTGAAGTAATGGGCCACAATGCCGGCTGGATTGCGCTTTATGCCGGAATGGCTGGTGGTGGCGACATTATACTTATTCCTGAGATCGACTATTCGATTGACAAGGTTTGCAATAAGATACAGGAACGCTACGACAATCATAAGCCTTATTCAATTGTTGTCGTTGCGGAAGGAATTGATCACCCTAAAACGATGTCGGCGGCCAGGTATTTGTCTGAATCGATTCAGTCGCGGGTTGATGTTGAGGCTCGCGAAACGGTTCTGGGTTACACACAGCGTGGTGGAAGTCCTTCGCCAATGGATCGTATTTTAGCAACGCGATATGGAGCCTATGCTGCTCAGTGTATTGCAGAAGGAAATTTTGGAACCATGGTTGCTTTGATCAGCAACGTACTGACTACTGTCCCACTGGAAGAAGTTGGAGGTAAAATGCGTTTAGTTAGTCCAGATAATCCGCTGGTTATAAAATGCAGGAATATGGGTGTTTCGTTTGGCGACGAATAA